Below is a window of Drosophila nasuta strain 15112-1781.00 chromosome X, ASM2355853v1, whole genome shotgun sequence DNA.
GAATGTAATTAATGTAGTTTGTCGatttgtgaaatgaaaatagttCTAGAATAGCATAGCATAAAACTCAATAATTAATGACAACTATCTGATTAGATCAAGACAATcttttaactttattaaaacTAAGTGAATCACTGAAAGTATCTATCTTAGCTCGAggtttaaagtttaatttttaaaaaatccCTATTTCTACTTGTATCTTTTAATGCATATCACTGACCATCTAAAGAAAACGATCTAAGCAATTTTAACAGATATTTATTTCTGATTTTAAGAGTAGACGAACTTTTTTTGAAGACCTTCGAAACagataaaagaaatatattagcTTATAATATTACGTGAAGAAGTTTGGGttcaaataaatagattagatgacaatatataatattattgcgTGAAGAAGTTTGGGAGAAGTAAGTAGGAAATAGCATCGTGAATATAAGGAATATTATAAACATTACAGATTTTTAAGgtgttttatatacatttttcaatttagcTAATAGGGTTTCTTGTGcttattgaaattttgaaaataaagaaactaaCAAGATAGTAAGTAGTGAGCTTAAAGTTTCTACTTCAAGTACTAATAAGTTAGTCAGAATTGAGCTTAaagttattttcaatatttcactttcatttaGGAAAAGAAGAAAGATTTTAAAGTTTCATCGGCtctataaatttgttaaatagaCTATTTATCTGCGTATCTATTATAGTTAAGCTAACAAGTGAAGTCTAGCCAGGGTAATTGGCTGTCGAGTGTACTCGGGTTGTGCAATTGTGCCAGCCAGCTGTTGGTTCTCCACCGGATGATGATGGGGGTTGCCTCCACCTTTACCTTCAAAGCGCGATTCGTTGGGCCACCcttgaaatgttttctttatactttttactttttgctaTTGACCTTTTGTtcatctatgtatgtgtgtgtgtgtatattgaCAGGTGTCTGTTTGAGCACCGATGTGGACACGCTGCTGTATCACATGAACAACGCACGCTATTTTCGTGAATTGGATTTCGCCCGCGTCGATTTCTATGAGCGCACACAGTTGTATCGCACCATCAGGCGACTTGGTGGCTCTGTGTTTCAGGGAGCGGCCACCATACGCTATCGTCGCTTCATTCGTCCCTTTCGCCGCTTCAAGATCATCTCCAGGGTGCGTAGACGACTAGAGACTCATTATCatgtattgaaattaatttcctttcttttctttttgggttCACATAGATTATCTACTGGGATGAACAGTCGCTGTTCATGGAACATCGCTTTGTGCGACCCTCGGACAAGTTCGTCCACTGCATTGTCATCTGTCGACAGCGGGTCATCGATGTGGCCATGGAGGCCGTCATGGCCGAACTGCTCCCGAAGACAGCAGCAACGCCACTGCAGGCGGCGGCATCGAGGCACACGCTGAGCTCCACGGCGAGCCTTCAGCCAGTGGGGATGGgaacggcgacggcgacgccGGCGGCGACGTTGGAGGCATCGCAGGCGGAGAATGGACATGTGACGACGAGCACGACGAAGCTGAAGCCACCGTTGCCCCCGGAGCTGGGCAAATGGATTGAGTACAATGAGATGTCCAGCAAGAATCTGCGAAGCGGTTGCTGACCAACAAACTGATCGAGACGAAATGAAACAAACATCGAACTAGGCTGAtggaaatttgaatttcggCAGTTGCATTGCCtccatttccgtttccgtttccaTTTGTTATGCTAtctgtatatgtatttgtgtgtgtgtgtgtgtgtgtgtgtgtgtgtgtgatagtATGTCAacaatgtatgtgtgtgtctgtttttttttgtgtactgTGCAAATGTTGACGCATGTTATTACATGAGTCGAGTGCTTTAACTTTTAGCTCGTAAGACGTCTGAATTATCAACTATGGCCTAGTCCGATAAGTGCACCCCTCTTCATCCCCCCCGCCCCCTCTATCTATCGCCTAGCCTAGCCTAGCCCAATCTATTTGTATGCCATGTAATATCCAATAACAAACACCAATAATGCAAAGCTACGACGTTCCCCCTTCGTTCCCTTCCCATAACTTAAATTACCATCTAACCATCTCTATACTTACGACTATcgaatataaatgtaatactatgtatattgaatgtatatgtgtgtgtgcgtttgtgtgtgtgtgtctgctaGTCTAGAGTAAATACgattatgaatatgaatatgtgcTTAGATGAACTACCAACAACTTTAGCATGttgctttttctcttttttttcgacgttttgttgtttcttggGTGTGGAAAGGGTTGTGCGACCTTCACTTTAGTGACCAGTGTTGGTAAGCGGCTGTCGGAAATAAAGGTACTACTTTTGAAACATACCAGTCTGGGAAAGAAGGTATTCTACCCTTTAATGAGATTAAATTGAGACCCTCAAGACGATCGTTAGTGAGACATAGGTCAACTTTAGTGTTGGAA
It encodes the following:
- the LOC132796207 gene encoding protein THEM6, which gives rise to MEQLCYVALSCLLAIVLLYGLLELHYFLRMCLCVLLARFVKRRCHILESTTVNGVCLSTDVDTLLYHMNNARYFRELDFARVDFYERTQLYRTIRRLGGSVFQGAATIRYRRFIRPFRRFKIISRIIYWDEQSLFMEHRFVRPSDKFVHCIVICRQRVIDVAMEAVMAELLPKTAATPLQAAASRHTLSSTASLQPVGMGTATATPAATLEASQAENGHVTTSTTKLKPPLPPELGKWIEYNEMSSKNLRSGC